The nucleotide window GCGTAGAGTTCCAGTGCCGTGAAGGCTACTGCGGCTCGTGCCGCATGCGTCTGCTAAAAGGCGAAGTGGATTATGCGGAGACCCCACTGGCCTTTATTCAGCAGGGCGAGATTCTGCCCTGCTGCTGTAAAGCCAAAGGGGAGATTGAGATCGAGCTGTAAC belongs to Candidatus Pantoea soli and includes:
- the yfaE gene encoding class I ribonucleotide reductase maintenance protein YfaE, encoding MSRSVVILRSSGDRLECADDHPNLLTTLEAHNLCVEFQCREGYCGSCRMRLLKGEVDYAETPLAFIQQGEILPCCCKAKGEIEIEL